One segment of Skermanella rosea DNA contains the following:
- a CDS encoding Bug family tripartite tricarboxylate transporter substrate binding protein has product MDHTTRISRRALCGGMAAAGLLAGFTPGLPLSRAVAQSYPQRNFRVIIPTGQGGGAERLARAFDDAWSKLLNQQFEYTFHPGAAGQIGYELFVKQREADGYNLLFGNMGPEMIMYAVQKPDYRFPEDFVYFSRTDIDDSCIFVRTDSPYKDLKSVVEAAKKNPVNVAVSRIPHPASIGMLALGEATGSTYNLIPYGGGNPTYVAVMNGEADIGALPITGVLSLSSQFRVLGVFNRENIFADITGNAPTVNAAFGTSIPDLYSSRAWAVHAAWADANPEDFALLERTSQEAHASEAFRDAFVKTGAPVESLKYGNRQVCTEYAMAMLDLAKRYEPVLSAQR; this is encoded by the coding sequence ATGGACCATACAACGCGCATCAGCCGCCGGGCGCTGTGCGGCGGCATGGCCGCCGCCGGGCTGCTGGCCGGGTTCACGCCCGGACTGCCCCTGTCCCGCGCCGTCGCGCAGTCCTATCCCCAGCGGAACTTCCGCGTGATCATCCCGACGGGGCAGGGCGGCGGCGCCGAAAGGCTGGCCCGGGCCTTCGACGATGCCTGGTCGAAGCTGCTCAACCAGCAGTTCGAATATACCTTCCATCCCGGTGCCGCCGGACAGATCGGCTACGAGCTGTTCGTCAAGCAGCGGGAGGCCGACGGCTACAACCTCCTGTTCGGCAACATGGGACCGGAGATGATCATGTACGCGGTCCAGAAGCCCGACTACAGGTTCCCGGAGGACTTCGTCTATTTCAGCCGCACCGACATCGACGACAGCTGCATCTTCGTGCGCACCGACTCCCCCTACAAGGATCTGAAGTCGGTGGTCGAGGCGGCGAAGAAGAACCCGGTGAACGTGGCGGTCAGCCGGATCCCGCATCCCGCGTCGATCGGCATGCTGGCGCTGGGCGAAGCCACCGGCTCGACCTACAACCTGATCCCCTACGGCGGCGGCAATCCGACCTATGTCGCGGTGATGAACGGCGAGGCGGACATCGGCGCGCTGCCGATCACCGGCGTGCTGTCGCTGTCCAGCCAGTTCAGGGTGCTGGGCGTCTTCAACCGCGAGAACATCTTCGCCGACATCACCGGCAACGCGCCGACGGTCAACGCCGCCTTCGGCACCTCGATCCCGGACCTCTATTCGTCCAGGGCCTGGGCCGTGCACGCCGCCTGGGCCGACGCCAACCCGGAGGATTTCGCCCTGCTGGAGCGCACCTCGCAGGAGGCCCATGCCTCCGAGGCGTTCCGGGACGCCTTCGTCAAGACGGGAGCCCCGGTCGAATCCCTGAAATACGGCAACCGCCAGGTCTGCACCGAATACGCCATGGCCATGCTCGACCTGGCGAAGCGCTATGAACCGGTGCTCAGCGCGCAGCGGTAG
- a CDS encoding alpha/beta hydrolase translates to MTQAQASHEASPGGVSPGGLEHWTTKGDVRLFLWEKPAVARSGKRGTILFVHGSSMASTPTFDLQVPGRDDASVMDYFARCGFDTWCVDMEGYGRSDKNRAITSNISDGADDLAAASAYIQEQRGCGPLLVYGISSGALRAALFAERHPDRVARLALDAMVWTGDGSPTLAERRKKLPQFKSGKRRPIDRAFVHSIFTRDHPGTADEAVVDAFADAILALDDSMPVGTYIDMCENLPLVDPARITMPTLVMRGEYDGIASFDDLLKFFALLPNPDKQLAVMPGIAHASFQQKNYAIVYHILGSFFEQPAPVYRG, encoded by the coding sequence ATGACGCAAGCTCAAGCCTCCCACGAAGCATCGCCCGGCGGCGTTTCACCCGGCGGCCTGGAACACTGGACGACCAAGGGCGACGTGCGGCTGTTTCTCTGGGAAAAGCCCGCCGTCGCCCGCTCCGGGAAGCGGGGCACGATCCTGTTCGTCCACGGCTCGTCCATGGCATCGACCCCGACCTTCGACCTCCAGGTTCCCGGCCGCGACGACGCTTCCGTGATGGACTATTTCGCCCGGTGCGGGTTCGACACCTGGTGCGTCGACATGGAAGGCTATGGCCGGTCGGACAAGAACCGGGCCATCACCTCGAACATCTCGGACGGCGCCGACGACCTGGCCGCCGCGTCGGCCTATATCCAGGAACAGCGCGGCTGCGGCCCCCTGCTGGTCTACGGGATCTCGTCGGGCGCCCTGCGCGCCGCCCTGTTCGCCGAACGCCATCCCGACCGGGTCGCGCGCCTGGCGCTCGACGCGATGGTCTGGACCGGGGATGGCAGCCCGACCCTGGCCGAGCGCCGCAAGAAGCTGCCCCAGTTCAAGTCGGGGAAACGGCGGCCGATCGACCGGGCATTCGTACATTCGATCTTCACCCGCGACCATCCCGGCACCGCCGACGAGGCGGTGGTGGACGCCTTCGCCGACGCGATCCTGGCGCTCGACGACTCCATGCCGGTCGGGACCTACATCGACATGTGCGAGAACCTGCCGCTGGTCGACCCGGCCCGCATAACGATGCCGACCCTGGTGATGCGCGGCGAATATGACGGGATCGCAAGCTTCGATGATCTGCTGAAGTTCTTCGCGCTGCTGCCCAATCCCGACAAGCAGTTGGCGGTGATGCCGGGCATCGCCCACGCCAGCTTCCAGCAGAAGAACTACGCGATCGTCTACCACATCCTCGGCTCCTTCTTCGAGCAGCCGGCCCCCGTCTACCGCGGGTGA
- a CDS encoding aldo/keto reductase codes for MERRSLGNAGLSVSAVGLGCSGMTGDYGIPDDAESTATIRRAIDLGVTFFDTSDAYADGRNEQLIAGAIAGRRDGLVLATKFGNIRGPNGERGGVNGRPEHVAKACEASLRRLGVDVIDLFYQHRVDPDVPIEETVGAMARLVEQGKVRFLGLCEAGAETIRKAHATHPISALQMEYSLWSRDVEDRILPLLRELGIGLVPYSPLGRGFLTGVFRRRDDLIPTDRRHAHPRFQEGNFEANLALLGTLDRIAQERRLAPAQVALAWVLSRGPDIVPIPGTKRRPWLEQNVAASAARLDDADLAALEEAFRPGAASGPRYPEAQLRRLGI; via the coding sequence ATGGAGCGTCGCAGCCTGGGAAACGCCGGCCTCAGCGTTTCCGCCGTGGGACTGGGGTGTTCGGGCATGACCGGCGACTACGGGATTCCCGACGATGCCGAGTCCACCGCCACGATCCGCCGCGCGATCGATCTCGGGGTCACCTTCTTCGATACGTCCGACGCCTACGCCGACGGCCGCAACGAGCAACTGATCGCCGGCGCCATCGCCGGGCGGCGCGACGGGCTGGTCCTGGCGACCAAGTTCGGCAATATCCGGGGTCCCAACGGCGAACGGGGAGGGGTGAACGGCCGTCCCGAGCATGTCGCCAAGGCCTGCGAGGCGAGCCTCCGCCGCCTGGGCGTCGACGTCATCGACCTGTTCTACCAGCACCGCGTCGATCCCGACGTGCCGATCGAGGAGACCGTCGGCGCCATGGCCCGGCTGGTCGAGCAGGGCAAGGTCCGTTTCCTCGGCCTGTGCGAGGCAGGGGCGGAAACGATCCGCAAGGCCCACGCGACACACCCCATCTCCGCGCTGCAGATGGAGTATTCGCTGTGGAGCCGGGATGTCGAAGACCGCATCCTGCCGCTGCTGCGGGAACTGGGGATCGGCTTGGTGCCGTACAGCCCCCTCGGCCGCGGATTCCTGACCGGGGTCTTCCGCCGGCGCGACGACCTGATCCCGACCGACCGGCGACACGCCCATCCCCGCTTCCAGGAAGGCAACTTCGAAGCCAATCTCGCCCTGCTGGGCACCCTGGACCGCATCGCCCAGGAGCGGCGGCTGGCGCCCGCGCAGGTGGCCCTGGCCTGGGTGCTGTCCCGCGGTCCGGACATCGTGCCGATCCCGGGCACCAAGCGCCGCCCCTGGCTGGAGCAGAACGTGGCGGCATCGGCGGCTCGCCTGGACGACGCCGACCTCGCCGCGCTGGAGGAGGCCTTTCGGCCCGGCGCCGCCTCCGGCCCGCGCTACCCGGAAGCGCAGCTGCGCCGGCTCGGCATCTGA
- a CDS encoding sulfite exporter TauE/SafE family protein, producing the protein MSAGTILVIAAVVLATSFLSGIFGMAGGMIYMGALLLLLPVPAAMVLHGVTQTASNGWRAFLWRGYVAWPILLRYLIGSALAFAAFSLVRFVPDPALVLVTLGLTPFLAWTVPDRLAPRADRAGGAELCGFIGTAFQLLSGVSGPLLDVFFVRCPLDRRAVVATKAACQVATHLIKLVYFGQIIGGAGDSLGWPVLALSVALAMAGTSLSRAALERLTDVQFRSWTQRIVLGVGLVYLVQGIAAYAGG; encoded by the coding sequence GTGAGCGCCGGCACGATCCTTGTCATCGCAGCGGTCGTGCTCGCGACCTCCTTCCTGTCCGGGATCTTCGGGATGGCCGGCGGCATGATCTACATGGGCGCGCTGCTGCTCCTGCTGCCCGTCCCGGCCGCCATGGTGCTCCATGGCGTGACCCAGACGGCGTCCAACGGCTGGCGCGCCTTCCTGTGGCGCGGCTATGTCGCCTGGCCGATCCTGCTGCGCTACCTGATCGGCTCGGCGCTGGCCTTCGCCGCCTTCTCGCTGGTGCGCTTCGTGCCCGACCCGGCGCTGGTGCTGGTGACGCTCGGGCTGACGCCGTTCCTGGCCTGGACCGTGCCGGACCGGCTGGCTCCGCGCGCCGACCGCGCCGGCGGGGCCGAACTGTGCGGCTTCATCGGGACCGCCTTCCAGCTCCTGTCCGGCGTTTCCGGCCCGCTGCTCGACGTCTTCTTCGTGCGCTGCCCGCTCGACCGCCGGGCGGTCGTGGCGACCAAGGCCGCGTGCCAGGTCGCGACCCACCTGATCAAGCTCGTCTATTTCGGCCAGATCATCGGCGGCGCCGGTGACTCGCTCGGCTGGCCCGTGCTGGCGCTCTCGGTGGCGCTGGCCATGGCGGGAACCAGCCTGAGCCGGGCGGCGCTGGAACGGCTGACCGACGTCCAGTTCCGCAGCTGGACGCAGCGCATCGTGCTCGGCGTCGGCCTCGTCTACCTCGTGCAGGGCATCGCCGCCTACGCCGGGGGCTGA
- a CDS encoding FadR/GntR family transcriptional regulator produces MSTQDIRTQNIRPQNIRTRAATGASALVQLIESNIAEGVWSAGFKLPAERDLEKQFGVSRNTLRKSLKLLQDKGSIIRHVGRGSFVAPPPSSAGTGTGTSSGEPAAADSLVRRIHGASPAEIMEVRLVIEPAAVELAAVRANAEDFQRIRECLARSEAAPDIGDFEHWDGQLHVSIVIASKNSLLIDLYRTMNETRNQPEWLRLKRRSLTPERRGIYQDQHRRIVAALTDRDARAARSELLDHLLMVRSNLLGPTGS; encoded by the coding sequence ATGAGCACGCAAGACATTCGCACCCAGAACATTCGCCCCCAGAATATTCGAACCAGGGCCGCGACGGGAGCCAGCGCCCTGGTACAACTCATCGAGAGCAACATCGCGGAGGGCGTCTGGAGTGCCGGCTTCAAGCTTCCGGCCGAACGCGACCTGGAGAAGCAGTTCGGCGTGTCGCGCAACACGCTGCGCAAGAGCCTGAAGCTGCTCCAGGACAAGGGCAGCATCATCCGCCACGTCGGCCGGGGATCGTTCGTCGCTCCGCCGCCGTCCAGCGCCGGTACCGGCACCGGTACCAGTTCCGGGGAGCCCGCCGCGGCCGACAGCCTGGTCCGCCGCATCCACGGCGCCAGCCCCGCGGAGATCATGGAGGTGCGCCTCGTGATCGAGCCCGCCGCGGTCGAACTGGCGGCGGTCCGCGCCAATGCCGAGGATTTCCAGCGCATCCGGGAGTGCCTGGCCCGGTCGGAGGCGGCCCCGGACATCGGGGATTTCGAGCACTGGGACGGCCAGCTCCACGTCTCGATCGTGATTGCGTCGAAGAACAGCCTGCTGATCGACCTCTACCGGACGATGAACGAGACCCGCAATCAGCCGGAGTGGCTCCGGCTGAAACGCCGCTCGCTGACGCCCGAGCGGCGCGGCATCTACCAGGACCAGCACCGGCGCATCGTGGCGGCGCTGACCGACCGGGACGCCCGGGCCGCCCGGTCGGAACTGCTCGACCACCTGCTGATGGTGCGGTCCAACCTGCTGGGCCCGACGGGGTCCTGA
- a CDS encoding fumarylacetoacetate hydrolase family protein has protein sequence MKFATFQMDGRTAVGLVEPENGGIWPLESILGEPVDGMVDLIRRYDGLKERIRPTGRAIDLASVRIGAPIPRPARNVMCVGKNYHDHAHEFARSGFDSSAKGKADAVPEVPIIFTKVPESVIADGEAIRHPGEISDSIDYEAEVTVIIGKGGRGITREQAYGHVWGYTIINDVTARDVQGRHKQWFLGKSFDTFCPMGPWIVTADEIDPASLAVRCWVNDELRQDANTRDLIFDIPTLIETISAGITLMPGDVIATGTPAGVGIGFDPPKYLKRGDRVTIEVEGIGRLANTLE, from the coding sequence ATGAAATTCGCCACTTTCCAGATGGATGGCCGCACCGCCGTCGGCCTGGTCGAACCGGAGAACGGCGGGATCTGGCCCCTGGAATCGATCCTGGGCGAGCCCGTGGACGGCATGGTCGACCTGATCCGGCGGTACGACGGCCTGAAGGAACGCATCCGCCCGACCGGCAGGGCCATCGACCTCGCGTCGGTGAGGATCGGGGCGCCGATCCCGCGTCCGGCCCGGAACGTCATGTGCGTCGGCAAGAACTACCACGACCACGCGCACGAGTTCGCCCGCAGCGGGTTCGACAGCAGCGCCAAGGGCAAGGCGGACGCGGTGCCCGAGGTCCCGATCATCTTCACCAAGGTGCCCGAGTCCGTGATCGCCGACGGGGAGGCGATCCGCCATCCCGGGGAAATCAGCGACAGCATCGACTACGAGGCCGAAGTGACGGTGATCATCGGCAAGGGCGGCCGCGGCATCACCAGGGAGCAGGCCTACGGGCATGTCTGGGGCTACACCATCATCAACGACGTGACGGCGCGCGACGTCCAGGGACGCCACAAGCAGTGGTTCCTGGGCAAGTCCTTCGACACCTTCTGCCCCATGGGGCCGTGGATCGTCACGGCGGACGAGATCGATCCGGCATCCCTCGCCGTGCGCTGCTGGGTGAACGACGAGCTGCGGCAGGACGCCAATACCCGGGACCTGATCTTCGACATCCCGACGCTGATCGAGACCATCTCCGCCGGCATCACCCTGATGCCCGGCGACGTCATCGCGACCGGGACGCCCGCCGGCGTCGGCATCGGGTTCGATCCGCCGAAATATCTGAAGCGGGGCGATCGCGTCACGATCGAGGTGGAAGGCATCGGCCGCCTCGCCAACACCCTGGAATAG
- a CDS encoding HpcH/HpaI aldolase/citrate lyase family protein, with translation MKTNGIGWRSLLFVPGTRPDRFAKAAASGADAVCVDLEDAVPPGRKDEARGEALRFLAEAGGGACDRVVRINGVRTEPGLRDLLAVIEARPERGTIAVPKIESAEEVQWIDQLLTAAGCGLRVVAQIETLRGVENATAIAGASPRLSGIMFGGLDLAAELGAPASWEALLHGRSRVIHAAALAGVPAIDMPFVDVGDPEGCGQEARRALALGFSAKMVIHPTQVEVVNAAFSPTPEEIGQARRVIAALEEASGTAAGGVVLLDGRMVERPVVLAMQRILARAGVRAS, from the coding sequence ATGAAGACCAACGGAATCGGCTGGCGCAGCCTGCTGTTCGTACCGGGAACGCGGCCTGACAGGTTCGCCAAGGCCGCGGCCAGCGGCGCCGACGCGGTCTGCGTCGACCTGGAGGACGCGGTGCCGCCGGGCCGGAAGGACGAGGCCCGCGGCGAGGCGCTGCGTTTCCTCGCGGAGGCCGGCGGCGGGGCGTGCGACCGCGTGGTCCGCATCAACGGCGTGCGTACCGAACCCGGCCTCCGCGACCTGCTGGCCGTCATCGAGGCGCGCCCGGAACGGGGAACGATCGCCGTTCCCAAGATCGAGTCGGCGGAAGAGGTGCAGTGGATCGACCAGCTGCTGACCGCCGCCGGCTGCGGTCTCCGGGTCGTGGCCCAGATCGAGACCCTGCGCGGGGTGGAGAACGCGACCGCGATCGCCGGCGCCTCGCCGCGGCTCTCCGGGATCATGTTCGGCGGCCTGGACCTGGCGGCGGAACTGGGCGCGCCGGCATCGTGGGAGGCCCTGCTCCACGGCCGGTCGCGGGTGATCCACGCGGCGGCGCTGGCCGGGGTTCCGGCGATCGACATGCCGTTCGTCGATGTCGGCGACCCGGAGGGCTGCGGCCAGGAGGCGCGGCGCGCCCTCGCGCTCGGCTTCTCGGCCAAGATGGTGATCCACCCGACCCAGGTGGAGGTCGTCAACGCGGCCTTCTCGCCGACGCCCGAGGAGATCGGCCAGGCCCGCCGCGTCATCGCGGCCCTGGAGGAGGCCAGCGGAACCGCCGCGGGAGGCGTCGTCCTGCTCGACGGCCGGATGGTCGAGCGGCCGGTCGTGCTCGCCATGCAGCGCATCCTGGCGCGTGCGGGGGTCCGGGCATCGTGA
- a CDS encoding gamma-glutamyltransferase family protein, producing the protein MTSERSFRITPNDDVTFYPRVFGRRGVVASHHYLSAGAGLDALKAGGNAVDAAVAATFVEGVLNPNMHTIGGECPILIAPAGGGEIICINGNATAPAAATPEVFRALGHEAIPSEGILAAGVPGAFGALIVAALRYGRLSFADLVRPALELARDGFPVHAGLLRQHKFGIVPNAEKFLTLWPSTGDVYMPGGVPPAEGALLTNPALAGMFDHLAAVEAASGGSREHALQAVFDGFYRGDVAREIVAFSKDQGGLLERSDFDAFEIPLEQPVSIEFAGARIYKCPAWNQGPALLQSLSILKTRDLPAMGHNSADYVHTVTEAMKLAFADREQYYGDTRHVNIPVDDLLDDAYGRLRAGLIDPAAANAELRPGDPTRPAALLDPAERFGGASWGPGTVHVDTADAAGNLCSFTPSGAWIKSSPVMPALGFPLGNRISNFHLGPAHHPNVVAPGKRPRTTISPTIVTRDDEPWIACGSMGGDQQDQWQLQFLLNRLLFGMPLQQAIEAPKFSSEHFPGFFAPHNFFTNRLRAEESLGAAVLEELARRGHDVSVGPAWSEGFMLAVERHSAASGPAGVLEAGCDPRGAKSEVFPAAAVAW; encoded by the coding sequence ATGACGAGCGAACGGTCGTTCAGGATCACCCCCAACGATGACGTCACCTTCTACCCCCGGGTCTTCGGCCGGCGGGGGGTGGTCGCCTCCCACCACTATCTGTCGGCCGGCGCCGGCCTCGACGCCCTGAAGGCGGGCGGCAACGCGGTGGATGCCGCGGTCGCCGCGACCTTCGTCGAAGGCGTGCTGAACCCGAACATGCACACCATCGGCGGCGAGTGCCCGATCCTGATCGCGCCGGCCGGCGGCGGGGAGATCATCTGCATCAACGGCAACGCCACGGCCCCGGCCGCGGCGACGCCCGAAGTGTTTCGGGCGCTCGGGCACGAGGCGATCCCGTCGGAGGGCATCCTGGCGGCAGGCGTGCCCGGGGCCTTCGGCGCGCTGATCGTGGCGGCCCTGCGATACGGCAGGCTGAGCTTCGCCGACCTGGTCCGGCCGGCGCTGGAACTGGCGCGCGACGGCTTCCCGGTGCATGCCGGGCTGCTGCGCCAGCACAAGTTCGGCATCGTCCCGAACGCCGAGAAGTTCCTGACCCTGTGGCCCTCGACCGGCGACGTCTACATGCCCGGAGGAGTCCCGCCGGCCGAGGGCGCCCTTCTGACCAACCCCGCGCTTGCCGGCATGTTCGACCATCTGGCGGCGGTCGAGGCTGCATCCGGCGGATCGCGCGAGCACGCGCTCCAGGCGGTGTTCGACGGATTCTACCGGGGCGACGTCGCCCGGGAGATCGTCGCCTTCTCCAAGGACCAGGGCGGACTTCTGGAAAGGTCGGACTTCGACGCCTTCGAGATCCCGCTGGAGCAGCCGGTCTCGATCGAGTTCGCCGGCGCCCGCATCTACAAGTGCCCGGCCTGGAACCAGGGCCCAGCCCTCCTCCAGAGCCTGTCCATCCTGAAGACGCGCGACCTGCCCGCCATGGGGCACAACAGCGCCGATTACGTGCATACCGTCACCGAGGCGATGAAGCTCGCCTTCGCCGACCGGGAACAGTATTACGGCGATACCCGCCACGTGAACATCCCGGTGGACGATCTGCTGGACGACGCCTACGGGCGTCTCCGTGCCGGCCTGATCGACCCCGCCGCGGCGAACGCCGAACTGCGCCCGGGCGACCCGACCAGGCCGGCCGCCCTGCTCGACCCCGCCGAGCGGTTCGGCGGCGCTTCCTGGGGACCGGGGACCGTCCATGTCGACACGGCGGACGCGGCGGGCAACCTGTGCTCCTTCACGCCGAGCGGCGCCTGGATCAAGTCCTCGCCCGTGATGCCGGCGCTGGGCTTCCCGCTGGGCAACCGGATCTCCAACTTCCACCTGGGGCCGGCGCACCATCCCAACGTCGTGGCCCCGGGCAAGCGGCCCCGCACCACGATCAGCCCGACCATCGTGACGCGGGACGACGAGCCCTGGATCGCCTGCGGCAGCATGGGCGGCGACCAGCAGGACCAGTGGCAGCTCCAGTTCCTGCTGAACCGCCTGCTGTTCGGCATGCCGCTCCAGCAGGCGATCGAGGCCCCGAAGTTCTCCAGCGAGCATTTCCCCGGCTTCTTCGCGCCCCATAACTTCTTCACGAACCGCCTGCGCGCCGAGGAGTCCCTGGGCGCGGCCGTGCTGGAGGAGCTGGCCCGGCGCGGCCACGACGTTTCCGTCGGACCGGCCTGGTCGGAAGGCTTCATGCTGGCGGTCGAGCGCCATTCGGCGGCGTCCGGCCCCGCGGGCGTGCTGGAGGCGGGCTGCGATCCCCGCGGCGCCAAGTCGGAGGTGTTTCCCGCCGCCGCAGTCGCCTGGTGA
- a CDS encoding MFS transporter: MAESTAVQTIASMAVLLVPAVAPEVARDLGIPASMVGYQIGLLYIAAMASSLVAGGLVRRYGACRTGQISMALTALGCLAVTIPHLGALLAGSFAIGLGYGMPNPSAAHLLARHAPEHRRNLIFSIKQTGVPLGGMAAGLLGPSLAVAYGWEAGLLACAVAAAALCLIAQHVRNRWDADRSPGSPVLRMPFEGLRAVASDRRLSLLAGASLCFSAIQLSVMSFMVVLLVEEVGTGLVAAGSILAASQVAGVVGRLLWGGAADRVGDANLVLIFLAVIMAAACAAVVAIGPDWPLPAVTAVFAILGLTAAGWNGVFLAEVARRSHVSQIGATTGAVMFFTFLGVVVGPPTLSFAHDAFGGYAASFSVLALAASVGGILALLARRSH, from the coding sequence GTGGCAGAATCGACCGCGGTGCAGACGATCGCCTCGATGGCGGTTCTCCTGGTTCCCGCCGTGGCCCCCGAAGTGGCGCGCGACCTCGGCATCCCGGCCAGCATGGTCGGCTACCAGATCGGGCTGCTCTACATCGCCGCGATGGCGTCGTCGCTCGTGGCCGGCGGTCTGGTCCGCCGCTACGGCGCCTGCCGGACGGGGCAGATCAGCATGGCCCTCACGGCCCTGGGATGCCTGGCGGTCACCATCCCCCACCTCGGCGCCCTGCTGGCGGGTTCCTTCGCCATCGGGCTGGGCTACGGCATGCCGAACCCCTCCGCCGCCCACCTGCTCGCGCGCCACGCCCCGGAGCATCGGCGCAACCTGATCTTCTCGATCAAGCAGACCGGCGTGCCGCTGGGGGGAATGGCCGCCGGACTGCTCGGTCCGTCCCTGGCGGTCGCCTACGGCTGGGAGGCGGGCCTGCTGGCCTGCGCGGTCGCCGCGGCGGCTCTGTGCCTGATCGCCCAGCATGTGCGGAACCGCTGGGACGCCGATCGCAGCCCCGGCAGTCCCGTGCTTCGCATGCCTTTCGAGGGACTCAGGGCCGTGGCAAGCGACCGGCGGCTGTCGCTGCTCGCCGGTGCGTCGCTCTGCTTCTCGGCGATCCAGCTCAGCGTCATGAGCTTCATGGTCGTGCTCCTGGTCGAGGAGGTCGGGACGGGGTTGGTCGCCGCCGGCTCGATCCTCGCGGCGTCCCAGGTCGCCGGCGTCGTCGGACGGCTCCTCTGGGGAGGGGCCGCCGATCGGGTCGGGGATGCCAACCTGGTCCTGATCTTCCTGGCCGTGATCATGGCGGCGGCCTGCGCGGCCGTCGTCGCGATCGGTCCCGACTGGCCGCTTCCCGCCGTCACCGCCGTCTTCGCGATCCTCGGCCTGACGGCGGCGGGGTGGAACGGCGTGTTCCTGGCCGAGGTCGCCAGACGGAGCCATGTCTCGCAGATCGGTGCCACGACGGGTGCTGTGATGTTCTTCACGTTCCTCGGCGTCGTCGTCGGCCCTCCGACCCTGTCCTTCGCCCATGACGCGTTCGGCGGTTATGCGGCCAGCTTCTCCGTGCTGGCCCTGGCCGCATCCGTCGGGGGGATCCTGGCCCTGCTCGCCCGCAGAAGCCATTGA
- a CDS encoding metallochaperone AztD, whose translation MNGSSSLKRLLCVGVAAGGLAVGLGLDRLHAQEERNAGSDAHYRLFIGDHADGVVRAVEVKDGSSAGTFRIDQTPALTPSLSGRTVFAVQGDAGKIAAIGTGISLEDHGDHGDLKVEAARLLPTVIAGTKPAHVVEGSGTIAVFDDGTGELTLFPERHLHEGDFEPRMLKPGAAHHGLAAPMGSHIVVSVPHDDPQEPRVGLKVIDKDGNQVGEVVNCPGVHGQAQSARTFAFGCRDGIVVATPGKGSEPPVLEHVSTSGLGEGYVSTLKGGTAMQFFLGNYGPRAVVIIEPGTGESFRKIDLPTRRVDFALDPAKARNAYILTEDGELHLLDILSGRIEKSVRITEPYSMDGHWRDPRPRLAVAGGHVAVTDPLKGLVRLVSTETLEEERTIPVEGKPYTIVAVGGSGAVH comes from the coding sequence ATGAACGGCTCGTCATCCTTGAAAAGGCTGCTGTGCGTCGGCGTGGCGGCGGGAGGGCTCGCCGTCGGCCTGGGCCTTGACCGGCTGCACGCGCAAGAGGAACGGAACGCGGGGAGTGACGCGCACTACAGGCTGTTCATCGGCGACCATGCCGACGGCGTCGTCCGGGCCGTCGAGGTGAAGGACGGGTCGAGCGCCGGAACCTTCAGGATCGACCAGACGCCCGCCCTCACGCCAAGCCTCAGCGGGCGCACGGTCTTCGCGGTGCAGGGAGACGCCGGGAAGATCGCCGCGATCGGCACCGGCATCTCGCTCGAGGATCACGGCGACCATGGTGACCTGAAGGTCGAGGCCGCGAGGCTCCTGCCGACGGTGATCGCCGGCACCAAGCCCGCCCACGTCGTCGAGGGCTCCGGCACGATCGCCGTCTTCGACGACGGGACCGGCGAGCTCACCCTGTTCCCGGAGCGCCACCTCCACGAGGGGGATTTCGAGCCTCGCATGCTGAAGCCGGGTGCTGCCCACCACGGGCTTGCCGCGCCCATGGGGAGCCATATCGTCGTCTCCGTTCCCCACGACGATCCCCAGGAGCCGCGCGTGGGGCTCAAGGTGATCGACAAGGACGGCAACCAGGTCGGCGAAGTGGTGAACTGCCCAGGGGTCCACGGCCAAGCCCAGTCTGCCCGGACATTCGCCTTCGGCTGCCGGGACGGCATCGTCGTCGCCACTCCCGGCAAGGGGTCCGAACCGCCGGTGCTGGAGCATGTTTCCACCTCGGGGCTCGGCGAGGGTTACGTCTCGACCCTGAAGGGCGGGACGGCGATGCAGTTCTTCCTCGGCAACTACGGCCCGCGCGCCGTGGTCATCATCGAGCCCGGCACCGGGGAGAGCTTCCGCAAGATCGACCTTCCGACGCGCCGCGTGGACTTCGCGCTCGACCCGGCGAAGGCGCGCAACGCCTACATCCTCACCGAGGACGGAGAGCTGCACCTGCTCGACATCCTCTCCGGCAGGATCGAGAAGAGCGTCCGGATCACCGAGCCCTATTCCATGGACGGACACTGGCGCGACCCGCGTCCACGCCTGGCCGTCGCCGGCGGGCACGTCGCGGTGACGGACCCCTTGAAGGGGCTCGTGCGGCTCGTCTCCACCGAAACCCTGGAGGAGGAGCGCACGATCCCGGTGGAGGGCAAACCCTATACCATCGTCGCGGTCGGCGGCTCGGGCGCCGTTCATTAA